One part of the Macadamia integrifolia cultivar HAES 741 unplaced genomic scaffold, SCU_Mint_v3 scaffold832, whole genome shotgun sequence genome encodes these proteins:
- the LOC122070135 gene encoding probably inactive leucine-rich repeat receptor-like protein kinase At3g28040 → MKVTDLLKLLLLSWVSMASLRHSFCTGNSTLQLNDDVLGLIVFKSDLYDPSSALKSWNEDDNSPCPWQHIYCHPVTGRVTQITLDSLGLSGNIGRGLEKLQSLQVLSLSRNNFTGTISPEISNVSSLNRLNLSHNSLSGRIPNELASMASLKFLDLSENSLSGPIPVNMFDNLSSLRFVSFADNLLEGPIPSSLPKCSSLSGLNLSNNHLSGNPSFVNGIWSLARLRILDISHNVFSGSVPDGVSALHNLKELQLQGNQFSGSLPSDIGFCPHLSRLDLGDNLFTGDLPNLQRLNFLRFLKLSNNKLTGNFPDWIGDMSSLEYLDLAGNDISGYLPASIGDLKLLNYLILSNNGLTGEVPTSLAYCSRLSVLRLRGNGFNGSIPHGLFDLGLNEIDLAKNWFDGSIPPGSSPLFSSLQILDLSNNKLRGVIPTEMGLFSNLRYLNLSWNNLQSSLPPKLDLFQNLKVLDLRNNALYGSIPEDLCSSNSLSILQLDGNSLSGPIPEEIGNCSSLTLLSLSHNHLNGSIPKEISKLDKLTILKLELNKLSGEIPMELGRLNNLLAVNISYNRLEGRLPMGAIFQNLDQSALQGNLGICSPLLKGPCKMNSPKPLVLNPFANNIPMNSNNTVPGPSNSARIRDSRFLRFPTIIAMAAAISIVIGVIVVSLLNASARRNLSFVDTALESMCSSSQRSGSSATVRFTLFGTRSSGEWVNNPESLVNKACEIGNGVFGTVYKASLGEGRIVAIKKLTTSNIIQSPDDFDREVRILGNARHPNLITLKGYYCSPQYQLLMSDYAPSGSLQSILHERSPSSPPISWANRFKIALGTAKGLAYLHHSFNPPIIHYNIKPSNILLDENYNPKISDFGLARLLTKLDKHVINSRFQSALGYVAPELACQSLRVDEKCDIYGYGVMILELVTGRRPVEYGEDDVVILSDHVRVLLEQGNALDCVDPSMTEYPEEEVLPVLKLGLVCTSQIPSSRPSMAEVVQILHVIRTPVPQRMEMF, encoded by the exons atgaaggtgaCCGATCTTCTCAAACTGTTATTACTCTCATGGGTATCCATGGCTTCTCTCCGACATAGCTTCTGTACCGGCAACTCCACTCTGCAACTCAACGACGATGTATTGGGTCTAATCGTCTTCAAATCAGACCTTTACGACCCATCTTCGGCCCTTAAATCTTGGAACGAAGATGACAACAGCCCATGTCCTTGGCAGCACATATACTGTCATCCTGTCACCGGTCGTGTCACCCAAATCACACTTGATAGCTTGGGCTTATCGGGGAACATCGGAAGAGGACTTGAGAAGTTGCAGAGCTTGCAAGTATTGTCTCTGTCTCGTAACAACTTCACAGGTACCATCAGTCCTGAGATTTCAAACGTTTCCAGTCTCAATAGATTGAATCTCAGCCACAATAGTCTTTCTGGTAGAATTCCCAATGAACTAGCTTCTATGGCTTCATTGAAATTTCTAGACTTGTCAGAAAATTCTCTATCTGGGCCAATCCCTGTCAATATGTTTGATAATCTCTCATCTCTTCGATTTGTTTCCTTTGCTGATAATCTCTTGGAAGGGCCTATTCCAAGTTCCCTGCCCAAATGTTCCTCTTTGAGTGGTCTAAATCTGTCAAACAATCATCTTTCCGGGAACCCAAGTTTTGTTAATGGGATTTGGTCATTAGCAAGGCTTAGAATCTTGGATATCTCTCACAATGTCTTCTCTGGTTCTGTTCCTGATGGGGTCTCAGCTCTACATAACTTGAAAGAGCTTCAGTTACAGGGGAATCAATTCtctggatccttgccctccgaTATTGGATTTTGCCCCCACTTGTCTCGGTTGGATTTGGGTGATAACTTGTTCACTGGAGATCTTCCCAATTTGCAGAGGCTTAATTTCCTGAGATTTCTCAAATTATCAAATAACAAGTTGACCGGCAATTTCCCTGATTGGATCGGTGACATGAGCAGTTTGGAGTACTTGGACTTGGCAGGAAATGACATTTCGGGATACCTTCCGGCATCAATCGGTGATTTGAAGCTGTTGAACTATTTGATTTTATCAAATAATGGACTCACAGGAGAAGTCCCTACATCACTAGCTTACTGTTCTAGGCTCTCTGTGCTTCGTTTGAGGGGCAATGGCTTCAATGGTAGCATACCACATGGTCTGTTCGATCTGGGTTTGAATGAAATCGACCTTGCGAAGAATTGGTTTGATGGTTCAATCCCACCTGGTTCAAGTccacttttctcttctctccagATATTGGATCTGTCAAACAATAAGCTGAGAGGAGTTATTCCCACAGAGATGGGTCTCTTCTCCAACTTGAGATACTTGAATTTATCATGGAATAATCTACAGTCAAGTTTGCCTCCTAAACTTgatcttttccaaaatctaaaaGTGCTTGATCTTCGCAACAATGCTTTATATGGGTCGATCCCGGAGGATTTATGCAGCTCCAATAGTCTTTCAATCCTGCAACTAGATGGAAATTCCCTGAGTGGTCCAATACCAGAAGAGATTGGGAACTGTTCATCTCTTACATTGCT GAGCTTGTCACATAACCACTTGAATGGTTCCATTCCGAAGGAAATATCAAAGTTGGATAAGCTCACCATTCTCAAATTGGAACTCAACAAGTTAAGTGGCGAAATACCGATGGAGCTTGGTAGGTTGAACAATCTTCTTGCAGTAAATATTTCCTATAACAGGCTAGAAGGGAGGCTTCCTATGGGAGCGATATTTCAGAACTTAGATCAAAGTGCTTTACAGGGGAATTTGGGTATCTGTTCACCCTTGTTAAAGGGACCCTGTAAGATGAATTCCCCAAAGCCATTGGTCCTTAATCCATTTGCCAATAACATTCCAATGAACAGCAACAACACTGTTCCTGGACCCTCTAATTCTGCAAGAATCCGGGACAGCAGATTCCTCCGTTTTCCTACGATTATTGCAATGGCTGCTGCTATCTCGATCGTAATTGGAGTTATAGTGGTAAGCCTACTCAATGCTTCCGCCCGCAGAAATTTGTCATTTGTGGATACTGCCTTGGAGAGTATGTGCTCAAGCTCTCAAAGATCTGGGAGTTCTGCCACTGTGAGGTTTACTCTGTTTGGTACAAGATCATCAGGAGAATGGGTGAACAATCCGGAATCCCTAGTCAACAAGGCCTGTGAGATTGGAAATGGAGTCTTTGGAACAGTCTACAAGGCTTCCCTAGGTGAAGGTAGAATTGTAGCCATTAAGAAGCTCACGACATCTAACATAATCCAATCTCCAGATGATTTCGACAGAGAAGTTCGAATCTTAGGAAATGCAAGGCACCCAAATCTGATCACACTCAAAGGGTATTACTGTTCCCCTCAATATCAGCTGCTGATGTCTGATTATGCTCCCAGTGGGAGCTTACAGTCCATACTTCATGAAAGATCTCCATCTTCCCCTCCTATTTCATGGGCCAACCGATTCAAGATTGCACTTGGAACAGCGAAAGGACTCGCTTACTTACATCATTCTTTCAATCCACcaatcatacactacaacatcAAACCAAGCAATATTTTGCTTGATGAGAACTACAACCCCAAGATTTCAGACTTTGGGCTGGCAAGGCTTCTCACCAAGCTTGACAAGCATGTGATAAATAGCAGGTTTCAGAGTGCATTGGGCTATGTTGCACCAGAATTAGCATGCCAGAGTCTAAGGGTTGATGAGAAATGTGACATCTATGGCTACGGAGTGATGATCTTAGAACTTGTGACAGGAAGAAGGCCAGTTGAATATGGAGAGGATGATGTGGTGATATTGAGTGATCATGTGAGGGTACTGCTTGAGCAAGGGAATGCACTGGATTGTGTTGATCCAAGCATGACTGAGTATCCAGAGGAGGAGGTCTTGCCAGTTCTCAAGCTGGGTTTGGTATGTACCTCTCAAATACCTTCGAGTAGGCCATCCATGGCAGAAGTGGTGCAGATACTACATGTTATCAGGACACCAGTTCCACAGAGGATGGAAATGTTCTAA